A segment of the Anaerolineae bacterium genome:
TTGATCTCCTGGCAAGCTCCTTTTTGGTTGTCATTCTTTCACCTCTGTTGCTCTTCATTGCCTTGCTGGTTTGGCTGGTGCATGGGTCACCGGTGATCTTTCGTCAGCAGCGTCCTGGTTACCATGGCAAGCCATTTATCTGTTATAAATTTCGCACCATGAACGATCGCCGCGATGAACACGGCAAGTTGTTGCCAGATGAACAACGTCTGACTGGCTTGGGGAAATTTCTGCGCTCGACCAGCTTAGATGAATTGCCGGAGCTGTTTAATGTCCTGCGTGGCGAGATGAGCCTGGTGGGACCGCGTCCGTTGCTGATGCAATACCTCGACCGTTATACACCCGAACAGGCTCGCCGCCATGAGGTGTTACCTGGCATCACCGGTTGGGCGCAAATTAATGGGCGCAATGCCCTAAGCTGGGAGGATAAATTCCGCCTGGATGTCTGGTATGTGGATCATTGGTCCTTCTGGCTCGATCTGAAGATTCTGGCTTTGACCGTTGTTAAGGTATTGCGCCGCGAGGGCATCAGCAGCGAGGGATTTGCTACGGCGCCGGAGTTTATGGGCAGCGTGAAGACAGGCGAAAAAGAAAGCGAGGCAAATACTCCGCATGGATGCTAAATTCCTCTATCGGATCATGTGCCGCATCCGTTTTTTTGAAGAGCTGGTGTTGGAAAAATTTCCAACGGGTGTCTTTGTCGGCACAACCCATACGTATCTCGGGCAGGAGGCGAATGCAGTTGGAGTGATTGCCAACCTGCAAGCAGAGGATATTATTTTCAGCAACCATCGCGGTCATGGACATTTTCTGGCGTATGGTGGTGAACCACGGGCGTTATTTGCCGAATTAATGGGGAAGAAGAGTGGTGTTTGCGGTGGAAGAGGCGGCTCCCAGCATCTGCATTGGAAGAACTTTTACTCCAACGGCGTGCAGGGTGGAATCGTGCCGATTGCCACCGGGATGGCACTGGCAGAGAAGCAGAAGCAAAGCGGGGCAATCGCGGTGGCATTTCTCGGAGATGGAACATTGGGGGAGGGAGTCATCTATGAAACCTTCAATATGGCGAGCAAGTGGCAGATTCCCATTCTTTATGTGGTCGAGAACAACCGAATTGCCCAAACCACCCCAATTGAATTGAGCCTGGCTGGCTCTATCGCCGCTCGTTTTCATGCCTTTGGAATTGCCTGTGAAGAGTTGGATACCAGTGACGTGGTAGAGATTTGTGATGTAGCCGCAAGGTGGGTTAATCGAGTTCGCCAGAATCAAGCACCTGGAGCATTGATTTTACATACCTGGCGTTTTGGGCCTCATTCAAAAGGGGATGACACCCGCCCTGCGGAGGAGATTGCGTTCCTCAAAGAAACTCGCGATCCGCTGAAGATCCAGGCTGCACGTTTAGCGCCTGGCGAGCGGGAAGCGATTGAAGCTGAGGAGCAGGCATTGATTGAGCAAGCTTTTCAGCTGGCGTTGGAGGATGAATATCCTGCGCCGGAGGATGCCCTCACCCCCGGCCCCTCTACCGAAGGGCGAGGGGAGACAGATTCCCTCTCCCTTAGGGAGAGGGTTAGGGTGAGGGATGAAAACTTTGAGTCACCTGTAGCCCTCACCTCTGACTCCTCGCCTACAGGGCGAGGGGAGGATGCCGAAGGGAGAAAAAAGCCTCTCACCGTCCTGCAATCCCTTAACCTCGCCATCCATCAGGCTCTTGCGAAAGATAAGCGGGTGTTCCTTCTTGGTCAGGACATCCTTGATCCATATGGAGGCGCCTTCAAAGTCACACAAGGGTGCTCGACCCATTTCCCACAAAGGGTTTTTCCTACCCCGATCTCTGAAGCTGGACTGGTGGGGATAGCGGCCGGTATGGCACTGCGGGGACTGTTGCCGCTGGCGGAGATTATGTTCGGAGATTTTCTAACCTTGATTGCCGATCAGGTTATCAACCATATTGCCAAATTCCGCTGGATGTATAATGATGCTGTGAATGTTCCCTTGGTCATCCGCACCCCTGTGGGAGGTGGGCGCGGTTATGGACCGACCCATTCTCAATCTTTAGAAAAACTCTACCTGGGTGTGCCGGGCATTCATGTTGTGGCGGTGACACATTTTGGAGAGCCGCAGGCATTGTTGCTGCAAGCCATCCTTCAGGACAGTGAGCCGGTCATCTTCATTGAGCATAAGAGTTTATATCCGCTGTCTATCTGGGATGATCAGGATCGTGAGCTGGAACGCGAGGTGGGGTGGACGGAATTGGGGTATCCCATCTATACTTTGCGCTTGCGAGGATCGCCGCCTGCAAATCTGACCTTGATTGCGTATAGCTATATGGCAGAAGTGGCTCGTCAGGCAATGATTCAGCTTGCCTATCAGGCAGAAATCTTTTGCGAGTTAATCGTCCCAACCCAGTTGAGACCCTGCGCTGAGGGTATGCTCAGGGAATCGGTTCAACGCACCGGCAGAGCGCTGGTGATTGAGGAGGGTACGTTGAGTTTCGGCTGGGGTGCTGAAATCCTGGCAAGAATTGCTGAACACTCCTTTTCGCCCTCAGCCCGGCTGGGCCGGATTGGGGCTGCCGAGCATCCTGTTCCCGCCTCTCCACCGTTGGAAAGAGTGACCTTGCCAGGTGTGGAGGACATCTTCCGAAAGGCGCAGAACCTGCTGAAGCCTTAATCATTACCTCTCGAGGGTCTTATGGATGAGCCAATCAAACCCATTCTCTTTCCTCTGATCAACGCCAATGAACCAGAAATGACATTAGCCTCCATCGAAGTTCAGCAGGGACAACTAGTTCAGGCAGGGCAGGTTTTGGCAGTGGTAGAGACAACCAAAACCACGGCAGAAATAATCGCCGAGAGCGCCGGCTATGTCTTTCTCAATCATCTGCAAGCGGGAGTGATTGTACGTGCAGGAGAGCACTTTGGATATCTCTCTCCAGAGCCGAATCTGGATCTGCAAAGCCTGCGGGTTAACCAGGAGATATCTAAAATTGGTGCGATGGAAAAGCCCTCAATGGATGTGCGCCTTACCGAACCAGCTCGACGCCTGGCAGAACAATTGCAGATTGATCTAAACCTTTTACCCAAGGGCGAGTGGATAACCGAACAACGCTTACGGCGCTGGTTAGAAGAAGAAGGCCTGGGAATTGAAATGACGATTTCGCCATCCGTGGATCCTGCTGCAGTTTTGATCTTCGGTGGCGGAGGACATGGAAAATCACTGATCGAGTTGATCCGTGCCAGCGGACAACATGCCATTGCTGGCATCATTGACGATATCAAGCCCCTGGGCAGCCTCATTTTGGGAGTACCGGTAATTGGACGTAGCCAGGATCTACCTCGTTTCTATCAAAACGGTTACCGGCTTATGATCAATGCGGTTGGAGGGATCGGCGATATTTCACAGCGGGTGAGTGTCTTCGAGCGGGGCAGATCGGCTGGTTTTTCATTCCCAACCGTTATCCACCCTACGGCATTTGTTGAAGGAAGTGCTGCTTTGGGCGAAGGCGCTCAACTGTTCCCGCATGCCTATTTGGGCAGTGATGCCAGGCTTGGCTTTGGTGTCATCATCAATACGGGGGCGATCGTCTCGCACGATTGTGAAGTGGGAGATTACGTCAACTTATCACCTGGGGCAATTTTAGCGGGAGAGGTCAAGGTGGGTGAAGCGACTTTAATCGGTATGGGGGTTACCGTCAATTTGCGAGTCAAGATTGGTGCCCATTGTCGTATTGGGAATGGCGCAACGATCAAGCAGGATGTACCGGATCGAACCATTGTGCGCGCCGGCACAATCTGGCCCCCCTAGGGACTGGTTAATCATCACCACACTTAATGGTTAGACGTAAGCGATTCCAATAGATTTCTTAGATTTTTCCTCCAAAATCTCGGATAAAATCTCTGTTGGAGGTGAACCGATGAATGCTTCGATGTGGATCAAGGCATTACAAATTATTCCCCATGTAAACAAAGACGAATGGGATCGCCTGGATGTGATCTCGAGGTGGCTGATTTCTACCCGCGCCGCTGTGTTGATTATGACGTTCTTAAGCGGGGCAATCGCAGGTATTCTGGCTTATCAACGCGGAGTTTTTCAATTTTTGCCCTGGTTTTTAGCCACCCTGGGAATTGTATTCGCCCATGCGACCAATAATTTGCTCAATGATTATACCGATGCAGCTCGCGGTGTCGATCAAGAAAATTACTATCGCGCTCAATACGGTCCGCAACCTCTCCTGCATGGCTTGATGACCCGTCGGCAGCACCTAACCTACTCGGCAGTGACCGGAGGACTAGCCCTGGCAATTGGTATCTACCTGGTTTTGTATCGGGGTGGATTAACCCTGCCATTGCTGTTAGCGGGTGCGTTCTTTGTTCTTTTTTATACCTGGCCGTTGAAATATATTGCTCTTGGCGAGCTTGCAGTTTTAGTTGTTTGGGGCCCGCTGATGGTCGGTGGAGTGTATTATGTTATGAGTGGGAACTGGGATTGGAACGTTGTGCTTGCCAGCCTGCCTTATGCTTTGGGAGTCACCGGGGTGATATTTGGCAAACATATCGACAAAATCGATATGGATAGAGCGAAACGCATTTACACTTTACCGGTCCTTCTGGGTGAGCGACTCTCGCGTTGGACGGTAGTGGGAATGCTGGTTGCGCAGTATCTATCAGTAATTTATCTGGTTTCAACTGGATTCTTCTCTCCCATCTTACTGGTCGTCCTTTTCGCCCTGCCGGCCTTTCTGCGCGTCCTTGCGATCTTTCGCTTCCCAAAACCTCAAGAAAAACCCCGGGATTTCCCCGAGGTTTGGCCGAATTATTTTGTGGCAGCCGCCTTTTTTCACAATCGTCGGTTTGGCTTGTTTTATTTAGCGGGTTTGATTTTAGGTTTAATTGTGCGACTTTAAGCGTAGACTCTTGATTGGCTGAACATAGCAAAGACGATGGTCAGGTCGCGTTCTGTGGAAAGATGACTTCTTCTCGACCAGCTAAGCGCTCTTGAATGCGCTGGACGACGATGTTGAGATGTTTTGGACGGTGGACATAGTCGAGGTCATCGGTACGGATGGTCAGGACAGGACAAACATCGAAGGTTTGCAGCCAGTCGTCGTAGAAACTTTCCAATAAACGCAAGTAGTCGGCGGTAATGCCGCTTTCGATATTGCGCCCGCGTTGCTGAATGCGATTTAATAAGACCTCCACCGGGGCTTGGAGGTATATCAACAAGTCCGGTGGAGGCAGTTGATTTACGATGAGATCGAAAACCGTCCGATAGGATTGATAGTCCCGTTCACTGAGATTGCCCATCTGATAAAGGGCACGGGCGAAGATGTAGGCATCTTCATAGATGCTGCGATCGATAATCACCGACTGAGGCAATTGGACCATTTGCAGGTATTGTTGGGCGCGATGACCAAGAAAAAAGACCTGCAAATGGAATGCCCAGGCGCGCATATCGGCGTAAAAATCTGCCAGGTAGGGATTATCGGCGACCGATTCAAAGGCAGTGTACCAGCCTAAACGGGCGCCGATTCGCTCTGCCAGCGAGGTTTTGCCTGTTCCGATGTTTCCGGCGATTACCACCAATCGTTTGGTCATCACTCAACACTCGCTATAGCCACAGGCATAGCATTTGCGACACCCTTCCTCATTGACGACAGCAGCCTGCCCACATTCGGGACATAGATCTCCGATTTGCAGGCGGGATGTCTCGGGTGATGAGGTAGATGATGATCCGGGTGAATTTCCGTTCGTGCGTTCAACGTCCAGATCCAGTTCCAGCGTCGGCATTTGTGGATAGGAACTCTCTTCATGAACTTCTTTGTTCTCCAGGTACTCTGCCAGAACCTGGGCGACGCCATCGGGGAGAGAGCGAACGCGGTTGGGTCCAAAGCCAAGGGAGCGCCCGCCGCCAATGCCGCTCAATTGCCGCCAAACTTCTTTAAGTCGTTCACGCGGTGGCACGGGAGAAGCGAGGCGCAAAATATAGGAGATCAATCTGCCAATCGCTTCGGAGACGGCTGCCGTATCCGATCCGGCTTTGGCGGTGTTGATAAAGACCTCAAAGGGTTGATTGCCACCGTTTTCGTTGATGGTGATAAAGGCTTTGCCTAAAGGTGTATTGATGCTGTACGTGTATCCGTGCAAGGCGCGTGGACGTGGTTTTTTCTGTTCCTGCCAGAGGGCAATTTGTTCGGCGCTGTAACCGCCGCTTTCCTCTTGAGCTTTTTTCTTGGCGGTTGATTTCGTTTCCAAAACGACTTTTTCGCGAGAACCGGTGACGTACACGGTGATGCCCTTGCAACCTAACTGCCAGGCAAGCTGATAGGCGATCATGACATCTTCTACCGTTGCGTTGGCCGGGAAATTGATGGTTTTGCTCATACTGTTATCGACGAAGGCTTGCATGGCGGCTTGCATCCGGACGTGCTCTTCGGCGGTGACATCGGTAGAAACGACAAAGACGCGGCGGATCTCTTCCGGCACTTCTTCCAGATCCTGGCAGGTACCGTACTCGATCACATGGTCAATGATGCGGTTGCGAGTCTCTTCATTCAGTCCTGCCTCGATCAGGGCTTTTTCAAAGAGGGGGCTGGTGTAGTGAAGTTGTAAGTCTTTGCCATTGTCATTAACATGGCGGATATATGCAAGAGCAAACACCGGTTCGCAGCCATATCCTTCGCATCCGGCTACGGTTGCAATGGTGCCGGTAGGGGCAACCGTGGTTTGAGCCGCATTGCGAATGCCGTATTGGCGGATTCCGGCGACGATTTCCTGCCAATCGATGAAGGGCCTATTCCAGTTACGGGTATAAGGGAAGAGAGGCGTAGGAGGTTTCCAGGTCAAATTTTCAGGGTCGTAAATGCTTCCTTTGATCGCCGGGAATGGCCCGCGTTCCTTTGCCAGTTGGATGCTGGCGCGCATGGCATGGAAGCGGATGAATTCCATTACCTGCGAGGCAAACTCCTGCCCCTCGGGTGAGCCGTAACGAATGCCGACGTGGTACATCAGATCGGCTAAACCCATGATGCCCAGACCAATGCGCCGGGCTTTCATGGCAGCTTCACGCAGTTGAGGCACTGCCGGAACATAAGCATTTGCATCCACAACATCGTCTAAAAAGCGGGTAGCCAGTTCAACATTTCGTTGGAGTTTCTCCCAATCCACCTGATGATTCGGCGCAAAATGCTGAGCAAGGTTGAGGGAACCCAAACAACAATTCTCATAAGGGCCTAACCATTGTTCGCCACAAGGATTGGTGGCTTCCAGTGGATAGAGGTGAGGGACAGGGTTCGTCAGATTGGCGGCATCAAGAAAGAGAACACCGGGTTCACCGTTGTGATGAGCCTGGCGGACAATTTTTTCAAATAGTTCACGTGCCTTGACCACTTTATATACTTTTATTGGAATGCCAGCTGCTTCGGCTTGTTCCAGAGTCCCATCGAAATCTTTGTACTCAGGCGCTGTGACATCCGGAAAACGTAATTCCCAATCTGCGCCTTGAATCACGGCTTTCATAAAGGCGTCAGTAATGCCGACGGAGATATTGAAGTTGGTAATGGCGTTTTCGTCTGTTTTGCAGGTGATGAATTCCTCGATATCTGGATGATCAACCCGCAGCACGGCCATATTTGCGCCACGGCGTGTGCCACCTTGAGCGACTTCGCCAAAGGCTTTATCATAGACGCGCAGGAATCCAACCGGGCCGGTAGCCTGCCCGGCAGAAGATTTGACCAGTGCGCCTTTGGGACGCAGGCGGGAAAAGGAAAAGCCATTTCCTCCGCCCGTTTGCTGGATTAAGGCTGCATCGCGCAGGGTTTGGAAGATGCCGGTTGAGCGCCGTCCCATATCATCGCTGATAGGCAGGACAAAGCAGGCTGCCAGTTGCCCGAGAGGCGTGCCAGCACCGGTAAAGGTCGGCGAGTTTGGAAAGAAACATCGGGAGGTTAATAGCTCATAATACTGGATTGCAATGCCGATCACATCTTCGCTCCATTGCTTTTCGACCTGGGCAACGGCGTAAGCAACCCGCCAAAACATGCCTTCAACGGTCTCTGCAGGTGTGCCATCTGGATTGCGACGCACGTAACGGCGAATGAGAACCTGACGAGCGTTTTCGGTCAGCTCGACTTTCGGTAGCCCTTCGGGCATCGAAGGGAGAGGAAGTAAGGTAGAAGATTGTCTGGACTCGGTCAGCATTGGCGTGACTCCTTATAGATAAAATAACGATAAAACGGAAGGGGTCACCCCCTTTGGCCTCATGCCTTGACGATCAACTCTCAAGGAGATGATCGATTTCGTCTCGAATCGATCTCAGGTCGGAAAGTCTTAAGTAAACGATGGCGTAACGGATATAGGCGATTTGATCCAGTTCTTTTAGCCCGGCGATCACCATATCCCCCACAACGCGGGACGAAACCTCTGCTCTGCCCATTGCTTGAAGGTTTGCTTCAATTTCCCCGACCAGACGTTCAATGTCAGCAGCAGAGACCGGGCGTTTCGCACAGGCGATCCGAATGCCCCGCAACAACTTCTCGCGATCAAATTCTTCTCGGGTTCCATCAGCTTTGATGATCAAAGGGGTAGCTAAGATGGGTCGCTCATAAGTGCTAAATCTCTGCCCACACTTTTCGCACTCGCGTCGCCGACGCACCCCGCCCCGCGAATCGTGGGAAGTGTCGATCACTTTTGAAGTCGTATTTTTACAATACGGGCATTGCATAACGAAGGATAATTAGATAGAACAAATGTAACCCCTATAGGTGGGAGTATGCTGATCGCTCGGGGGTATATATTGTGCTATTGGGCATTTTAGCACAGGTCAGTCAATAAAGCAAGAGTTAATTGCCATTAATTAGATTAAAATTTTTGGGGCAGCTTGATTGCTGCCCCAAAAGCGCCAACCCTTCTCCATGCGAGGGCAAGGATGGAGATGAGTGGGCTGAAAACTCGACTTGCTGCTGGGAGGAGGAGACCAGCAGCTTATCGAGGAAAGACGAATTGTGAGTGAGCTTATTTCAACCGGTCGCTTGTCGAACGATTGCGCAAAAAGGTCGGAATGTCTAAATCTTCGGTGTTAAAAGCGCGCGGCTGAAAGTCGCGTCGCTGAGTCTGGCTGGGTGGGACATTTTGCGCTTGCCGTTCGGGCTTGGTTTCACGGGTAACCCCTTCACCGGCATAGCGGTTCGGGGATGAGCGCTCAAAACCTGTGGCGATTACGGTAATCCGCACCTCGTCTTTCATCGTTGGATCAATCACTGCTCCAAAGATCAGGTTGACGTCAGGATGAGCGGTGCCTTTGATGATTTCGGCTGCTTCATTGACGTCATGTAACGTCAAATCGTTCCCGCCGGTAACATTAAACAAGATGCCCCGGGCGCCATCGATGGTAATATCCAGTAGCTGGCTGGAGATGGCTTGCTCGGCTGCCACTCGGGCTGCACCTTCTCCTTTGCCGGTTCCAACTGCCATCAAAGCTGCACCACCTTCGGACATGATGGTGCGTACGTCGGCAAAGTCCAGGTTGATCAGGCCCGGCACGGTGATCAGCTCTGAAATGCCTTGCACACCCTGTCTGAGAACATCATCAGCCAGCTTGAAGGATTGCTGAACGGTAACTCGGCGATCAATGATTTGCAATAAGCGATCATTGGGAATGACAATCAGGGTGTCAGCCTGTTCCTTCAGTTTGCTGATTCCCTGTTCTGCCGTTTGAATGCGTTTTGGGCCCTCAAAAGAGAAGGGGCGCGTTACAACACCGATGGTCAAAGCGCCGCATTCTTTCGCAATTTGAGCTACGATTGGTGCTGCCCCGGTGCCGGTGCCTCCTCCCATACCGGCTGTAATAAAGATGAGATCAGCGCCTTTGAGGATATTATAGAGATCCTCGGCAGATTCTTCGGCGGCTTTCCGACCTGTCTCGGGATCGCCTCCGGAACCCAGACCGCGGGTCAGCTTTTCGCCAATACGCACGCGAATCGGCGCTTTTGAATTGAGCAAGGCTTGCGCATCAGTATTAATGCCGACAAATTCTACCCCCTGCAAGCCTTCATCGATCATGCGGTCGACTGCATTACAGCCACCGCCACCCACGCCAACCACTTTTATCTTGGCAAAAGATTCGATCGAATTCAGTATTGCATTGGTACTCATAAGAAAATCCTCCTCATAACATAATATCGTCGTTCGTTATCGGCAAACTCCGTTAAGGGAGTAGCCGTCGTAACCATTCTTTCAAGATTTCCCAAGCCTGGTGATCGCCTGATAAAGGCAGGGTATTTTTCTGTGGCTTGGTTGGTATGAATTCATTGTAGAGAAAAGCCCATTTCAATAGACCTACCGAAGTCGCAAAAGCCGGAGAGTTCAAGCGGTCGGTCATCCCCAGCAAGCCTTCAGGGCGGGCAATCCGTACCGGCACGCCAAAAATGCGATTTGCCATTGCCCGCATCCCGGGCAGGAGGCTGCTACCGCCGGTCAAGACAATCCCAGCCGGCAGTAAACCATCGTATCCCGAGCGTTTCAATTCTTGTAGTACCAGGTTGAAAATCTCTTCGACCCGTGCTTCGATGATGGTGGCAAGCAATGCGCGGCTGATTTCAATTGGTTCGTTTTCGCCAAAGGGCTTGATTTCAAAGGTCTCGTGTGGGTTAACTTCAGCTTGAATGGTGTGGCCATGTTGGATTTTGATCTCCTCAGCCTGAGACATGGGTAGGTGCAGTCCCTGGGCAATATCCGAAGTGATATGATTGCCGCCTACAGCCAAGACCGCAGTGTACCAGACATCTCCTTCGCTGTAGAGGGCGATATCGGTTGTGCCGCCGCCGATATCGCACACTAGAACTCCCATTTGACGTTCGGTCTCTGTCAGGGCAACCTCCGCAGAGGCAAGCGGATTGAGAACAAACTGGGACACTTCCACGCCTGAGAAGCCTACGCATTGGCGCAGGTTTTCGGTCGAAGCGGCTGAGGCGGTGATAATATGAGTTTCAACCTCCAGACGATAGCCATGCATCCCAATCGGCATGCGAATCCCTTCCTGTCCGTCAACGTTGAAACCGCGGTGAATCACATGAATGATCTCCCGATTATGAGGGATAGGGATGGCGCGAGCCGACTCAATCGCTCGCAGGATGTCATCCTGATCGATTACCCGTCCACTGATGCCCACGACACCGCGACTATTGGTCGAAGAGACTTGCGACCCAGCCATGCTGACCAGAGCTGCATTGATCTCCATCCCAGAGGTTCGTTCGGCTTTTTCGATGGAACGTTTGACGGCTTGAGAAGCGGCAGCCAGGTCGACAATGACACCCTTTTTTATGCCTTGAGACGGTTCAATGCCAACTCCCAGGATTTGCAATTGTCCCGGAGTTTCTTCACAGCCGACCAGAGTACAAATTTTAGTCGTCCCAATATCAATCCCGACAACGACTGGATGTTCGGTTCTCATGGT
Coding sequences within it:
- a CDS encoding 4-amino-6-deoxy-N-Acetyl-D-hexosaminyl-(Lipid carrier) acetyltrasferase produces the protein MDEPIKPILFPLINANEPEMTLASIEVQQGQLVQAGQVLAVVETTKTTAEIIAESAGYVFLNHLQAGVIVRAGEHFGYLSPEPNLDLQSLRVNQEISKIGAMEKPSMDVRLTEPARRLAEQLQIDLNLLPKGEWITEQRLRRWLEEEGLGIEMTISPSVDPAAVLIFGGGGHGKSLIELIRASGQHAIAGIIDDIKPLGSLILGVPVIGRSQDLPRFYQNGYRLMINAVGGIGDISQRVSVFERGRSAGFSFPTVIHPTAFVEGSAALGEGAQLFPHAYLGSDARLGFGVIINTGAIVSHDCEVGDYVNLSPGAILAGEVKVGEATLIGMGVTVNLRVKIGAHCRIGNGATIKQDVPDRTIVRAGTIWPP
- a CDS encoding Deoxyadenosine kinase → MTKRLVVIAGNIGTGKTSLAERIGARLGWYTAFESVADNPYLADFYADMRAWAFHLQVFFLGHRAQQYLQMVQLPQSVIIDRSIYEDAYIFARALYQMGNLSERDYQSYRTVFDLIVNQLPPPDLLIYLQAPVEVLLNRIQQRGRNIESGITADYLRLLESFYDDWLQTFDVCPVLTIRTDDLDYVHRPKHLNIVVQRIQERLAGREEVIFPQNAT
- a CDS encoding Acetoin dehydrogenase E1 component alpha-subunit, which codes for MDAKFLYRIMCRIRFFEELVLEKFPTGVFVGTTHTYLGQEANAVGVIANLQAEDIIFSNHRGHGHFLAYGGEPRALFAELMGKKSGVCGGRGGSQHLHWKNFYSNGVQGGIVPIATGMALAEKQKQSGAIAVAFLGDGTLGEGVIYETFNMASKWQIPILYVVENNRIAQTTPIELSLAGSIAARFHAFGIACEELDTSDVVEICDVAARWVNRVRQNQAPGALILHTWRFGPHSKGDDTRPAEEIAFLKETRDPLKIQAARLAPGEREAIEAEEQALIEQAFQLALEDEYPAPEDALTPGPSTEGRGETDSLSLRERVRVRDENFESPVALTSDSSPTGRGEDAEGRKKPLTVLQSLNLAIHQALAKDKRVFLLGQDILDPYGGAFKVTQGCSTHFPQRVFPTPISEAGLVGIAAGMALRGLLPLAEIMFGDFLTLIADQVINHIAKFRWMYNDAVNVPLVIRTPVGGGRGYGPTHSQSLEKLYLGVPGIHVVAVTHFGEPQALLLQAILQDSEPVIFIEHKSLYPLSIWDDQDRELEREVGWTELGYPIYTLRLRGSPPANLTLIAYSYMAEVARQAMIQLAYQAEIFCELIVPTQLRPCAEGMLRESVQRTGRALVIEEGTLSFGWGAEILARIAEHSFSPSARLGRIGAAEHPVPASPPLERVTLPGVEDIFRKAQNLLKP
- a CDS encoding Lipid carrier : UDP-N-acetylgalactosaminyltransferase → MIARKSIPLSKRIFDLLASSFLVVILSPLLLFIALLVWLVHGSPVIFRQQRPGYHGKPFICYKFRTMNDRRDEHGKLLPDEQRLTGLGKFLRSTSLDELPELFNVLRGEMSLVGPRPLLMQYLDRYTPEQARRHEVLPGITGWAQINGRNALSWEDKFRLDVWYVDHWSFWLDLKILALTVVKVLRREGISSEGFATAPEFMGSVKTGEKESEANTPHGC
- a CDS encoding Ribonucleotide reductase transcriptional regulator NrdR; its protein translation is MQCPYCKNTTSKVIDTSHDSRGGVRRRRECEKCGQRFSTYERPILATPLIIKADGTREEFDREKLLRGIRIACAKRPVSAADIERLVGEIEANLQAMGRAEVSSRVVGDMVIAGLKELDQIAYIRYAIVYLRLSDLRSIRDEIDHLLES
- a CDS encoding 1,4-dihydroxy-2-naphthoate polyprenyltransferase, giving the protein MNASMWIKALQIIPHVNKDEWDRLDVISRWLISTRAAVLIMTFLSGAIAGILAYQRGVFQFLPWFLATLGIVFAHATNNLLNDYTDAARGVDQENYYRAQYGPQPLLHGLMTRRQHLTYSAVTGGLALAIGIYLVLYRGGLTLPLLLAGAFFVLFYTWPLKYIALGELAVLVVWGPLMVGGVYYVMSGNWDWNVVLASLPYALGVTGVIFGKHIDKIDMDRAKRIYTLPVLLGERLSRWTVVGMLVAQYLSVIYLVSTGFFSPILLVVLFALPAFLRVLAIFRFPKPQEKPRDFPEVWPNYFVAAAFFHNRRFGLFYLAGLILGLIVRL
- a CDS encoding Cell division protein FtsZ; this translates as MSTNAILNSIESFAKIKVVGVGGGGCNAVDRMIDEGLQGVEFVGINTDAQALLNSKAPIRVRIGEKLTRGLGSGGDPETGRKAAEESAEDLYNILKGADLIFITAGMGGGTGTGAAPIVAQIAKECGALTIGVVTRPFSFEGPKRIQTAEQGISKLKEQADTLIVIPNDRLLQIIDRRVTVQQSFKLADDVLRQGVQGISELITVPGLINLDFADVRTIMSEGGAALMAVGTGKGEGAARVAAEQAISSQLLDITIDGARGILFNVTGGNDLTLHDVNEAAEIIKGTAHPDVNLIFGAVIDPTMKDEVRITVIATGFERSSPNRYAGEGVTRETKPERQAQNVPPSQTQRRDFQPRAFNTEDLDIPTFLRNRSTSDRLK
- a CDS encoding Cell division protein FtsA is translated as MRTEHPVVVGIDIGTTKICTLVGCEETPGQLQILGVGIEPSQGIKKGVIVDLAAASQAVKRSIEKAERTSGMEINAALVSMAGSQVSSTNSRGVVGISGRVIDQDDILRAIESARAIPIPHNREIIHVIHRGFNVDGQEGIRMPIGMHGYRLEVETHIITASAASTENLRQCVGFSGVEVSQFVLNPLASAEVALTETERQMGVLVCDIGGGTTDIALYSEGDVWYTAVLAVGGNHITSDIAQGLHLPMSQAEEIKIQHGHTIQAEVNPHETFEIKPFGENEPIEISRALLATIIEARVEEIFNLVLQELKRSGYDGLLPAGIVLTGGSSLLPGMRAMANRIFGVPVRIARPEGLLGMTDRLNSPAFATSVGLLKWAFLYNEFIPTKPQKNTLPLSGDHQAWEILKEWLRRLLP
- a CDS encoding Ribonucleotide reductase of class II (coenzyme B12-dependent), with the protein product MLTESRQSSTLLPLPSMPEGLPKVELTENARQVLIRRYVRRNPDGTPAETVEGMFWRVAYAVAQVEKQWSEDVIGIAIQYYELLTSRCFFPNSPTFTGAGTPLGQLAACFVLPISDDMGRRSTGIFQTLRDAALIQQTGGGNGFSFSRLRPKGALVKSSAGQATGPVGFLRVYDKAFGEVAQGGTRRGANMAVLRVDHPDIEEFITCKTDENAITNFNISVGITDAFMKAVIQGADWELRFPDVTAPEYKDFDGTLEQAEAAGIPIKVYKVVKARELFEKIVRQAHHNGEPGVLFLDAANLTNPVPHLYPLEATNPCGEQWLGPYENCCLGSLNLAQHFAPNHQVDWEKLQRNVELATRFLDDVVDANAYVPAVPQLREAAMKARRIGLGIMGLADLMYHVGIRYGSPEGQEFASQVMEFIRFHAMRASIQLAKERGPFPAIKGSIYDPENLTWKPPTPLFPYTRNWNRPFIDWQEIVAGIRQYGIRNAAQTTVAPTGTIATVAGCEGYGCEPVFALAYIRHVNDNGKDLQLHYTSPLFEKALIEAGLNEETRNRIIDHVIEYGTCQDLEEVPEEIRRVFVVSTDVTAEEHVRMQAAMQAFVDNSMSKTINFPANATVEDVMIAYQLAWQLGCKGITVYVTGSREKVVLETKSTAKKKAQEESGGYSAEQIALWQEQKKPRPRALHGYTYSINTPLGKAFITINENGGNQPFEVFINTAKAGSDTAAVSEAIGRLISYILRLASPVPPRERLKEVWRQLSGIGGGRSLGFGPNRVRSLPDGVAQVLAEYLENKEVHEESSYPQMPTLELDLDVERTNGNSPGSSSTSSPETSRLQIGDLCPECGQAAVVNEEGCRKCYACGYSEC